A genomic region of Magnolia sinica isolate HGM2019 chromosome 6, MsV1, whole genome shotgun sequence contains the following coding sequences:
- the LOC131248050 gene encoding uncharacterized protein LOC131248050, with product MNTSDGARKPDSQTTNMSTEPLLGAGGAVNYAIALQQYHFQQSLASQQLLAQQQAVAQAVSIKAATEQAAARAAEISRLLKGETGDALKEKIEEPSSKREKSVSHSRSPSPSHSSKSKSASPIRYRNGRNECEQYSPRDRRNYRSLRNPRYYSRGYNDGMDYSRSSYRRDADRSRGRHHAYGRRSTSRSRRRSTSRSLSQRYHHEPCFPSPRHVRPPSPESDRRTPDRSLNEHSMSRNPINHCSISSSPQRSRTRSPRKPTSRSLSANSQSHSDDDGNRSKNNNASGVGLKHQVKEASPSEEQSMQSSHSNPSCRSEFTSMDYSIKKTKLEQRSEKAGTSEIAFADGDRSSSTSSESMVVRRRSQDHVNPKGHFSSPEYSHSDHRGRNNKAHTFSDKRVTKDKYPSKVHAGWNLKLKNGSEHKLPPKVISSKEEESPCSLDTVTNERSMKSEIDCKNCSEDVITAEDAVNDCNIRTKQQATSHGVKIFEEQPNVSGGHVAHPLLKSNENIHGNCMLPNSPDEINHDHEYDTRTPAMLTDGSARKDAEPAMGSPTVCIYPQERSKKRSSSRERRKKHRRKSHRRHRREDSEEDDEHGKDGKLRRHRRKNNRKHHRSHKERKRGKRKYGETSPSSSSEDSSSSDDNYGKEYGHVPSKRSTNSSKRRHALSIYY from the exons ATGAATACAAGCGATGGGGCACGTAAACCTGATTCTCAAACAACAAATATGTCAACTGAACCTTTGTTGGGAGCTGGAGGAGCTGTCAATTACGCTATAGCTTTGCAGCAATACCATTTTCAGCAGTCGTTAGCAAGTCAGCAGCTGTTGGCTCAACAACAGGCAGTTGCACAAGCAGTTAGCATCAAAGCAGCAACTGAACAGGCTGCAGCTCGTGCTGCTGAAATTAGCAGGCTTCTGAAGGGAGAGACAGGCGATGCGCTGAAAGAGAAAATTGAGGAACCTAGCTCCAAAAG GGAAAAGTCAGTATCCCATTCCCGGTCTCCATCTCCTTCTCACTCTTCCAAATCAAAGTCAGCATCTCCTATTAGGTACAGGAATGGCCGCAATGAATGTGAACAGTATTCACCAAGGGATCGCAGAAATTACAGGAGTCTTAGGAATCCCAGATATTACAGCCGTGGTTACAATGATGGCATGGACTATTCTAGATCTAGTTATAGAAGAGATGCTGATCGCTCACGTGGCAGACATCATGCATATGGCCGTAGGAGTACAAGCCGGAGCAGGAGGAGATCTACATCTAGATCCCTGTCACAGAGGTACCATCATGAGCCATGTTTTCCCAGTCCCCGGCATGTTAGACCCCCTTCTCCTGAATCAGATCGCAGGACACCTGACAGAAGCTTGAATGAGCATAGCATGTCTAGAAATCCCATCAATCACTGTAGCATTAGTTCAAGTCCTCAGCGTTCCAGGACTAGAAGTCCAAGAAAACCAACATCTAGGAGTCTCTCTGCAAATAGTCAGAGCCACAGTGATGATGATGGAAACAGAAGCAAAAACAATAATGCATCTGGAGTTGGTCTCAAGCATCAGGTAAAAGAAGCTAGCCCTTCTGAAGAACAATCAATGCAGAGCAGCCATTCAAATCCTTCTTGTAGATCAGAATTTACTTCTATGGATTATTCTATAAAGAAAACTAAATTAGAACAAAGATCAGAAAAAGCTGGCACTAGTGAGATTGCCTTTGCCGATGGAGATCGTTCTAGTTCTACCAGTTCTGAATCCATGGTAGTTAGAAGACGCAGCCAAGATCATGTGAACCCCAAAGGCCATTTCTCTTCTCCTGAATATTCTCATTCTGATCATAGAGGCCGGAACAACAAAGCACACACGTTTTCTGATAAACGTGTAACCAAAGACAAATATCCAAGCAAGGTACATGCAGGTTGGAACTTGAAATTGAAGAATGGTTCTGAACATAAGCTGCCACCAAAAGTAATCAGTAGCAAGGAAGAAGAGTCGCCTTGTTCCCTTGATACAGTGACAAATGAAAGAAGTATGAAGTCAGAGATTGATTGCAAGAATTGTTCAGAAGATGTGATTACTGCAGAGGATGCTGTGAATGATTGCAACATACGAACCAAACAACAGGCCACCAGTCATGGGGTCAAAATATTTGAAGAACAGCCCAATGTTTCTGGGGGACACGTGGCCCATCCTCTGTTGAAATCCAATGAAAATATTCATGGGAATTGCATGTTACCTAACAGCCCCGATGAGATTAACCATGATCATGAATATGATACTCGAACTCCTGCAATGCTGACAGATGGGTCTGCAAGGAAAGATGCTGAACCGGCTATGGGGAGTCCAACTGTGTGCATATATCCACAAGAAAGATCCAAAAAGAGGTCAAGTTCAAGGGAAAGGAGAAAAAAACATAGGAGAAAGAGCCACAGAAGGCATAGAAGAGAAGACTCTGAAGAAGATGACGAGCATGGCAAAGACGGGAAACTAAGAAGGCATAGGAGGAAGAATAACAGAAAGCACCATAGAAGTCACAAAGAAAGGAAGAGGGGGAAAAGGAAGTATGGGGAGACGTCTCCCTCTAGCTCGTCTGAAGACTCCTCATCGTCCGATGATAATTATGGAAAAGAGTATGGCCATGTTCCCAGCAAGAGATCTACCAATTCCAGTAAAAGGCGGCACGCACTCTCAATCTACTACTAG